In one Sphingobium indicum B90A genomic region, the following are encoded:
- the zwf gene encoding glucose-6-phosphate dehydrogenase: MPTLLLFGATGDLSQRMLLPSLFGLEADGLLPPDMRIIGTALSSMNDEEFRALTSDALERTVESTRLDPATLQRFSGRLEYVDVDAREESGFARLADRIGPDRRGLSIFLSTAPSLFRPTIEGLAGAGLTVDGARIALEKPLGKDLVSSTQINDAVAEFFSEEQTFRLDHYLGKETVQNLLALRFGNTLLEPMWNAQGIEHVQISVAETVGLEGRVGFYDGAGALRDMVQNHMLQLLAFVAMEPPSSYNAQAIRDEKVKVLRALRRITAEDVKSHTVAGQYRSGAIAGAVVPSYCDELGCGSDTETFVAIKAHIDNWRWKNVPFYLRTGKRLPIRQSKIVVQFRGVPHSIFETRGTALKPNRLIIRLQPEESISLLMMAKQPGLDRDGIQLREVPLDLSLTTAFSGERRRIAYERLLLDLIEGNPTLFVRRDEVEAQWEWIDRIRFGWQASASDPKPYAAGTWGPSAAIALTERDGVSWHD, translated from the coding sequence ATGCCTACGCTATTGCTCTTCGGAGCAACCGGAGACCTGTCACAGCGTATGTTGTTACCATCGCTGTTCGGCCTTGAGGCCGACGGTCTGTTGCCACCTGATATGCGGATCATCGGAACGGCGCTCAGTTCGATGAATGACGAGGAATTTCGTGCGCTGACCTCCGACGCGCTTGAACGAACGGTCGAAAGCACTCGCCTCGACCCGGCGACTCTCCAGCGATTCTCGGGAAGGCTGGAGTATGTCGATGTTGACGCGCGAGAAGAGTCTGGGTTTGCCAGGCTTGCCGATAGGATCGGGCCGGATCGAAGAGGTCTCTCGATCTTCCTGTCAACAGCACCATCGCTCTTCAGACCAACGATAGAAGGATTGGCGGGCGCCGGCCTAACTGTCGATGGTGCGCGGATCGCTCTGGAGAAGCCGTTAGGCAAGGACCTCGTCAGCTCAACGCAGATCAACGATGCGGTCGCCGAGTTCTTCTCCGAGGAGCAGACGTTTCGCCTTGACCATTATCTCGGAAAGGAGACTGTCCAGAATCTCCTCGCGCTGCGTTTCGGCAATACGCTTCTGGAGCCGATGTGGAATGCGCAGGGCATCGAGCATGTCCAGATATCGGTCGCGGAAACTGTTGGCCTAGAGGGGCGTGTCGGCTTCTACGACGGCGCCGGCGCACTTCGCGACATGGTTCAGAACCACATGCTCCAACTCCTCGCGTTCGTCGCGATGGAGCCACCGTCCAGTTACAATGCCCAAGCTATCCGGGATGAGAAAGTGAAGGTGTTGCGGGCACTCCGACGTATCACGGCGGAAGATGTCAAGAGCCACACCGTCGCCGGTCAATATCGATCTGGTGCTATCGCAGGCGCGGTGGTGCCCTCCTATTGCGACGAGCTTGGATGCGGCTCCGACACCGAGACTTTCGTCGCGATTAAAGCCCACATCGACAATTGGCGCTGGAAGAACGTCCCGTTCTATCTGCGGACGGGAAAGCGGCTTCCGATCCGGCAATCGAAGATCGTCGTACAGTTTCGCGGGGTACCCCATTCGATCTTTGAAACACGGGGCACCGCTCTCAAGCCAAACCGGCTCATCATCCGTCTACAACCCGAAGAAAGCATCAGCCTACTGATGATGGCCAAGCAGCCCGGCCTCGATAGAGATGGGATTCAGCTTCGTGAAGTGCCGCTAGACCTTTCACTGACCACGGCCTTTTCCGGTGAGCGGCGGCGCATCGCCTATGAGCGGCTTCTCCTTGATCTGATCGAAGGCAACCCGACGCTCTTCGTTCGGCGTGACGAGGTCGAGGCGCAGTGGGAGTGGATCGATCGCATCCGGTTCGGTTGGCAGGCATCGGCGTCTGATCCCAAGCCCTATGCTGCTGGCACCTGGGGACCGTCCGCCGCAATTGCTTTGACCGAGCGAGACGGGGTGAGCTGGCATGACTGA
- a CDS encoding 6-phosphogluconolactonase yields MTECLIEIVNHASPAAAARIVAEEAATWIAMCAMEGASTVVLPGGRSQIAMLADLASYHLPWNRITITTTDERQVPADHPLSNIGSLQRIFEGRCGSAANFVALDRAGAASTIRFPFDLVILGMGADGHIASLFPGSTLDGDDPRQLIETMPDPVPINAPVPRLSWNLTALTQTNRTLLVCAGKAKRAALERALTSSEPSPLGAFLRRARGMVTVHWAEDQIA; encoded by the coding sequence ATGACTGAGTGCCTGATCGAAATCGTCAATCACGCATCACCCGCCGCCGCGGCAAGGATCGTGGCCGAAGAAGCCGCGACGTGGATCGCTATGTGCGCGATGGAGGGGGCGAGCACGGTGGTGCTGCCCGGTGGGCGCTCGCAAATCGCGATGCTCGCTGACTTGGCGTCCTATCATCTCCCTTGGAATCGGATCACAATCACAACGACCGACGAGCGGCAGGTGCCCGCCGACCATCCTTTGTCCAACATCGGCAGCTTACAGCGGATCTTCGAAGGCAGATGCGGATCTGCTGCCAACTTTGTCGCTCTCGACCGTGCGGGGGCAGCCAGCACCATTCGCTTCCCATTCGATTTGGTGATTCTGGGTATGGGTGCTGACGGCCATATCGCTTCACTCTTTCCCGGTTCGACCCTCGACGGCGATGATCCTCGTCAGCTCATAGAAACGATGCCGGACCCGGTGCCGATCAACGCGCCGGTTCCCCGACTCAGCTGGAATTTGACCGCGCTTACGCAAACGAACCGGACTCTGCTCGTCTGCGCGGGAAAAGCAAAACGAGCTGCATTGGAGCGCGCGCTCACTTCGTCAGAACCAAGCCCTCTCGGAGCTTTCCTTCGCCGAGCGCGAGGCATGGTCACGGTGCACTGGGCCGAGGATCAGATCGCATGA
- the edd gene encoding phosphogluconate dehydratase has product MTLQPTISAVTDRVIERSRSSRTRYLDLIARERDSGVDRPNLSCGNLAHGFAASGEDKPVIRDGKAMNIGIVTAYNDMLSAHQPYGRYPDQMKIWAREAGITAQVAGGVPAMCDGVTQGQRGMELSLFSRDTIALSTAVALSHGMFEGAALLGICDKIVPGLLIGALRFGHLPTILVPAGPMPSGLANKEKQRVRQLYAEGKVGRAELLEAESASYHGAGTCTFYGTANSNQMMMEVMGLHIPGAAFVNPGTKLRQELTRKAVHRLAEIGWDGGDYRPLGQCVDEKAIVNAAVGLLATGGSTNHVIHLPAIARAAGILIDWDDIDRLSAAVPLIARVYPNGSGDVNHFQAAGGMAYTISTLLDGGLLHRDLMTVSTGDLTEYAREPMLDGDALAWADAPANSLDETMLRSYDAPFLPDGGMRLVTGNLGRATFKTSAVDPARWTIEAAVRIFEDQDQVAAAFKAGELDRDVVVVVRFQGPRANGMPELHKLTPLLGVLQDKGFKVALVTDGRMSGASGKVPAAIHVTPEAMGGGPLSRLRDGDVVRLDAVAGCLEVRLAPIVFEGRAPAAPPIAGSGTGRELFGFMRVGANDAEQGASAMLAGADL; this is encoded by the coding sequence ATGACACTTCAACCGACCATTTCAGCCGTCACGGACAGGGTAATCGAACGCTCTCGGTCCTCGCGGACCCGCTATCTCGATTTGATTGCGCGCGAGCGCGATAGCGGCGTCGATCGCCCAAACCTGTCATGCGGCAATCTCGCACACGGATTTGCAGCCAGTGGCGAGGACAAGCCGGTGATCCGCGACGGCAAGGCGATGAACATCGGCATCGTCACGGCCTATAACGACATGCTCTCGGCGCATCAGCCCTATGGCCGCTATCCCGACCAGATGAAGATCTGGGCGCGCGAGGCGGGGATCACCGCGCAGGTCGCGGGCGGCGTCCCCGCGATGTGCGACGGCGTCACCCAAGGCCAGCGCGGCATGGAACTGAGCCTGTTCAGCCGCGACACTATCGCGCTGTCGACCGCGGTCGCGCTCAGCCATGGCATGTTCGAGGGCGCGGCGCTGCTCGGCATCTGCGACAAGATCGTGCCCGGCCTACTGATCGGGGCGCTGCGCTTCGGCCATCTGCCGACGATCCTGGTGCCGGCCGGGCCGATGCCCTCGGGGCTCGCCAACAAGGAGAAGCAGCGCGTCCGCCAACTCTACGCCGAAGGCAAGGTCGGCCGTGCCGAGCTGCTGGAGGCCGAGAGCGCCTCCTATCATGGCGCGGGCACCTGCACCTTCTATGGCACCGCCAATTCCAACCAGATGATGATGGAGGTGATGGGCCTCCACATACCCGGCGCCGCCTTCGTCAACCCGGGCACGAAATTGCGGCAGGAGCTGACCCGCAAGGCGGTGCACCGGCTGGCCGAGATCGGCTGGGACGGCGGCGACTATCGCCCGCTGGGCCAGTGCGTCGACGAGAAGGCGATCGTCAACGCAGCGGTCGGCCTGCTCGCCACCGGCGGCTCGACCAATCATGTCATCCACCTGCCCGCCATCGCCCGCGCCGCCGGCATCCTGATCGACTGGGACGATATCGATCGGCTGTCGGCCGCGGTGCCGCTGATCGCGCGGGTTTATCCCAACGGGTCGGGCGACGTGAACCATTTTCAGGCGGCGGGCGGCATGGCCTACACCATCTCGACCCTGCTCGATGGCGGCCTGCTTCACCGCGATCTGATGACAGTATCGACCGGCGATTTGACCGAATATGCACGCGAGCCAATGCTCGACGGCGACGCTCTGGCTTGGGCCGACGCGCCCGCCAACTCGCTCGACGAGACAATGCTTCGGTCTTACGACGCACCCTTCCTGCCAGATGGTGGGATGCGGCTCGTCACAGGGAACCTGGGCCGGGCTACCTTCAAGACCAGCGCGGTCGATCCCGCTCGCTGGACGATCGAAGCGGCCGTTCGAATTTTTGAAGATCAAGATCAAGTGGCCGCCGCCTTTAAAGCGGGCGAGTTAGATCGGGACGTCGTTGTCGTCGTGCGGTTCCAAGGGCCCCGTGCAAATGGAATGCCTGAGCTTCACAAGCTCACACCTTTGCTTGGCGTGTTGCAGGACAAGGGCTTCAAGGTCGCACTCGTCACAGATGGACGCATGTCTGGAGCGAGCGGCAAGGTTCCTGCAGCGATCCATGTCACCCCGGAAGCAATGGGCGGAGGACCATTGTCGCGTTTGCGCGATGGCGACGTTGTGCGGCTCGATGCAGTCGCAGGCTGTCTCGAAGTGAGACTGGCGCCGATCGTCTTCGAGGGACGTGCCCCGGCCGCACCGCCGATTGCCGGAAGCGGCACAGGGCGGGAACTGTTCGGGTTCATGCGGGTCGGTGCCAACGACGCAGAACAGGGTGCCTCGGCGATGCTGGCCGGTGCAGATCTATGA
- a CDS encoding glucokinase — MSASPIVTAAHAQKCDVVAVDIGGTHARFAIAMVEDGRVKSLGAPTTLKTAEHASFQTAWQAFAALNTTPLPRAVAIAFAGPVSGEVLQLTNSHWVVRPALIPERLDVDDYIVVNDFGAVGHAVAQAEPDDFVHLCGPKRATPVNGVISIIGPGTGLGVAQLMRDGAAYRVVETEGGHGDFAPLDGFEDGLLAAMRQQTRRVSVERIVSGPGIRALYEALARVEGHVIEAPDDKALWTAALDGSDPLAIAALDRFCMTLGSVAGDIALIQGASAVVIAGGLGARLVNHLPHSGFAERFAAKGRFETMLRDMPVKLITLSEPGLFGAAAAFARTHI; from the coding sequence ATGAGCGCCAGTCCCATCGTGACGGCAGCACATGCGCAAAAGTGCGACGTCGTAGCCGTCGATATCGGCGGAACCCATGCCCGCTTCGCCATCGCGATGGTCGAAGATGGTCGTGTCAAGTCGCTCGGCGCGCCGACTACCTTGAAAACCGCGGAGCACGCGAGCTTCCAGACTGCTTGGCAAGCCTTTGCAGCGCTCAATACCACCCCGTTACCGAGGGCCGTGGCTATCGCGTTCGCAGGCCCGGTGTCGGGCGAAGTTCTCCAATTGACGAATAGCCATTGGGTCGTGCGACCAGCACTGATCCCCGAACGCCTCGACGTGGACGACTACATTGTCGTGAACGACTTCGGGGCAGTGGGGCATGCCGTCGCGCAAGCCGAGCCTGACGATTTCGTTCACCTATGCGGTCCCAAGCGGGCGACGCCGGTCAACGGCGTAATCTCGATCATCGGGCCGGGCACCGGCCTCGGCGTTGCGCAGTTGATGCGCGATGGCGCCGCCTACCGGGTGGTCGAAACCGAAGGCGGACACGGCGATTTTGCCCCACTCGACGGGTTCGAGGATGGCCTACTCGCAGCGATGCGACAGCAAACGCGCCGAGTGTCTGTCGAGCGGATAGTATCCGGACCCGGCATTCGCGCTCTCTATGAAGCCCTCGCCCGCGTCGAGGGTCACGTCATCGAAGCGCCCGACGACAAGGCACTCTGGACCGCGGCACTCGATGGTAGCGACCCGCTGGCAATTGCTGCGCTGGACCGCTTTTGCATGACGCTTGGCTCAGTCGCCGGAGACATCGCGCTCATACAGGGCGCCTCGGCAGTGGTGATCGCAGGAGGTCTGGGCGCACGCCTCGTCAACCATCTTCCGCATTCCGGATTTGCCGAGCGCTTCGCAGCCAAAGGCCGTTTCGAGACGATGCTGCGCGACATGCCCGTCAAACTGATCACGCTCTCAGAGCCGGGGCTATTCGGTGCCGCGGCAGCCTTCGCAAGGACGCACATATAA
- the eda gene encoding bifunctional 4-hydroxy-2-oxoglutarate aldolase/2-dehydro-3-deoxy-phosphogluconate aldolase, translating into MTIDEIMRVSPVIPVLIVDDVATAIPIAEALVAGGLRVLEVTLRTPCAIEAIAEMAKVEGAIVGAGTVLNPKGLDAALSAGARFIVSPGLTDRLAHAALSNRVPFLPGISSAGDLMRGLDMDLRHYKFFPAATSGGIPALRALAAPFGNALFCPTGGISQASASDWLAEPHVACIGGSWLVKNGVADVRAIADAASLTRKSTM; encoded by the coding sequence ATGACTATCGATGAAATTATGCGCGTGTCGCCGGTCATCCCGGTGCTCATCGTCGACGATGTAGCGACGGCGATACCGATTGCCGAAGCCCTCGTCGCGGGCGGCCTGCGAGTGCTCGAGGTGACATTGCGAACGCCATGTGCCATCGAAGCCATCGCCGAGATGGCGAAGGTCGAAGGCGCAATCGTCGGGGCCGGGACTGTGCTCAATCCTAAAGGCCTTGACGCCGCGCTTAGTGCCGGCGCGCGCTTCATCGTATCGCCGGGCCTAACAGATCGCTTAGCCCACGCCGCCCTTTCCAACAGAGTACCCTTCCTCCCTGGGATATCCTCCGCCGGAGACCTGATGCGCGGGCTTGATATGGACCTTCGCCATTACAAATTTTTCCCTGCGGCAACATCTGGTGGAATCCCTGCGCTGCGGGCGCTTGCGGCCCCCTTCGGCAATGCGCTCTTCTGTCCGACTGGCGGCATCTCTCAAGCATCTGCCAGCGATTGGCTGGCCGAACCTCATGTCGCCTGCATTGGTGGGAGTTGGCTGGTCAAAAACGGTGTAGCCGACGTGCGTGCAATCGCGGACGCGGCCTCGCTAACACGCAAAAGCACAATGTAG
- a CDS encoding TonB-dependent receptor, protein MTRETNRRTRLLVIGTSALALSISPAWAQSSSKSSAPGADQQATDDASTPRADEIVVTGTSSRQTKFDAPYSVSTVDQQRIEDTAPHSVADLLGSIPGITIEASGGEGGGENIVIRGLPWSGWRLIDLNQDGMPLFESNFERYFNIDEIYRVDLDTKRAEIVRGGTAPVYSNNASGGLVNFITGHGSKNFEGAVRLETGTGNRIRGDVAVSGPLSDRLSATISGFYRRDDGLRDTGFKNADLGGQIKAGINYELDRGRIWADIKYLNDRSAFYTAVPITSPLNGESLERLIDPRDGTLTSNAFRRVTLRTIGANGQAMTVNRDLQDGIHPKTFTATLGGDYDLGGGFHLYNTYRHTDGTVLLNGLYNGAPTGAAAYLATRLGAAQSAFGNTVSSLRYVIAGTNKVYDPSTTANLVMPNTWASVNTKFRFDANDFHITKALETGLGKHTLTAGVYYSSYRLDQTQLLNAILTNVQTRPLALDVQALNSSGQVVGSVTENGFIAYGNGSQNGRVRGHSFAFYVADTWQITSAWSIDAGVRRVTRDQSGVQGVLGTAVANPNGPIPARTVTGVVREVARAEKPSGTSWTVGTGYVFSPRANVFARYTSTFSYPRFDNILGGSVLPNSTTPIPVSDIKQAEAGVKYAFPGLRLAATAFWSKFNVLNGGTQIADANGLITNSNIIFDTRTYGLELEAVATPFDGVEIVANGQIQRPIYTRVETLTGLDASSTKGGDVARVPRFQLSVEPAYSFEVGSMKARVFSTFFTIGRRFQDASNLSRLPAYSSFDLGASIATANGFELRGLISNVGNVVGLTEGNARSAAVLAGSVADASVGRSIFGRNFTLSLTKRW, encoded by the coding sequence ATGACAAGAGAAACAAACAGGCGCACGCGGCTGCTGGTGATCGGAACATCGGCACTGGCGCTATCGATTTCGCCCGCTTGGGCACAAAGTTCGTCCAAAAGCAGCGCACCCGGCGCGGACCAGCAAGCAACCGATGACGCGAGCACCCCGCGTGCAGATGAAATCGTAGTGACCGGCACGTCGTCTCGGCAGACGAAATTCGATGCTCCCTATTCCGTTTCGACGGTTGATCAGCAACGCATCGAGGACACGGCGCCGCATAGCGTCGCCGATTTGCTCGGAAGCATTCCCGGTATTACCATAGAGGCGTCGGGTGGCGAAGGTGGTGGCGAAAATATCGTCATTCGCGGCCTGCCATGGAGCGGATGGCGCCTGATCGACCTCAACCAAGACGGCATGCCGCTGTTTGAGTCGAACTTCGAACGGTACTTCAATATTGACGAGATTTATCGCGTCGATCTCGACACCAAACGCGCGGAAATCGTGCGAGGCGGAACGGCACCAGTTTACTCGAACAATGCCTCCGGCGGGCTGGTGAACTTCATCACAGGGCATGGATCCAAGAACTTCGAGGGTGCTGTTCGACTCGAAACCGGAACAGGCAATCGCATTCGAGGCGATGTCGCGGTCTCTGGCCCACTGTCCGATCGGCTCAGTGCTACGATTAGCGGCTTTTACCGTCGAGACGACGGTCTACGCGACACGGGTTTCAAGAACGCCGACCTCGGCGGCCAGATCAAGGCCGGGATCAACTACGAACTCGATCGAGGAAGGATCTGGGCTGACATCAAGTATCTAAACGACCGAAGCGCTTTCTACACGGCGGTGCCGATCACGAGTCCGCTGAATGGAGAATCGCTGGAACGGCTCATAGATCCTCGCGACGGGACTCTAACATCGAATGCGTTCAGGCGGGTCACCCTCCGTACCATCGGCGCCAATGGTCAAGCGATGACCGTCAATCGGGATTTGCAGGATGGCATCCATCCCAAAACATTCACCGCAACACTTGGCGGTGATTACGATCTAGGCGGTGGTTTCCACCTATATAACACATATCGCCACACCGATGGCACGGTGCTTTTGAACGGTTTGTACAACGGTGCGCCAACTGGCGCTGCAGCCTACCTTGCTACTCGGCTGGGCGCGGCACAGAGTGCCTTCGGCAACACCGTTAGCTCGCTGCGCTACGTGATAGCAGGTACGAATAAGGTGTATGATCCGTCGACCACGGCAAATCTGGTTATGCCGAACACTTGGGCAAGCGTGAATACCAAGTTTCGTTTCGACGCAAACGACTTCCACATCACCAAGGCGTTGGAGACGGGTCTCGGGAAGCACACTCTGACGGCGGGCGTGTATTACAGCAGCTATCGTCTCGATCAGACCCAGCTGTTGAACGCCATCTTGACCAACGTTCAAACCCGGCCCTTAGCGCTGGATGTGCAGGCATTAAATTCAAGCGGTCAGGTCGTCGGAAGTGTCACGGAGAACGGCTTCATCGCGTACGGTAATGGTAGCCAGAACGGCCGCGTTCGCGGACACTCGTTTGCCTTTTACGTCGCCGATACGTGGCAAATTACAAGCGCATGGTCGATCGACGCTGGCGTCCGTAGGGTGACACGCGACCAGAGCGGTGTGCAAGGCGTACTTGGAACTGCTGTAGCGAATCCCAATGGCCCGATCCCGGCCCGTACCGTGACGGGTGTCGTGCGCGAAGTCGCCCGCGCCGAGAAGCCATCGGGCACAAGCTGGACAGTTGGGACCGGCTACGTCTTTTCACCTCGGGCCAACGTGTTCGCGAGGTACACGAGTACCTTCAGCTATCCGCGCTTTGACAATATCCTGGGCGGGTCGGTTTTGCCCAATTCGACCACTCCAATTCCGGTATCGGATATCAAGCAGGCCGAAGCCGGGGTGAAATATGCCTTTCCGGGCTTACGCTTGGCGGCAACAGCTTTCTGGTCAAAGTTCAATGTGCTGAATGGCGGCACGCAGATCGCGGACGCAAATGGACTGATCACCAACTCGAACATCATTTTCGATACGCGAACCTACGGCTTGGAGCTGGAGGCCGTGGCGACCCCCTTCGATGGTGTCGAAATCGTCGCAAATGGTCAGATCCAAAGGCCAATTTATACTCGCGTCGAAACATTGACAGGACTTGATGCTAGCAGCACGAAGGGAGGCGATGTTGCCCGCGTGCCAAGGTTCCAACTCAGCGTCGAGCCGGCTTACAGCTTCGAGGTCGGCTCAATGAAAGCTCGCGTGTTCTCCACGTTCTTTACGATCGGTCGTCGTTTTCAAGACGCCTCTAACCTTAGTCGTCTGCCGGCCTACTCATCTTTCGATCTGGGCGCATCTATCGCTACCGCAAATGGCTTCGAACTACGTGGCTTGATTAGCAATGTCGGCAATGTCGTAGGCTTGACTGAAGGAAACGCTCGGTCAGCCGCAGTATTGGCCGGCTCCGTCGCTGATGCATCGGTAGGACGTTCGATTTTCGGTCGGAACTTTACGCTCTCACTTACAAAGCGCTGGTAG
- a CDS encoding LuxR family transcriptional regulator, translated as MRWRRVTCLSLTDAVVRALKSAASLDELATMMEVIAREMGFRHFALAHHDNRVESEAGRVRLMDYPAAVTDRLVEQGLFRRDPVVRACLHAVTAFLWSDLPDMLTLDRGDRESLAFGAREGLNEGITVPFVHLGDAIGSCTFAGTNRPDRSGIYLGAAQMIGVFAFQAARRLVGAATPIPRSPRLHPRPRDCVVLAGRGLSNKEIARALALTPRTVDGYLTAARRLFGVHDRTELVITAVLAGEVGLDELRRRQPE; from the coding sequence GTGCGGTGGCGGCGCGTCACATGCCTGTCGCTGACAGATGCCGTTGTTCGCGCGCTCAAATCGGCAGCCTCCCTAGACGAACTCGCGACGATGATGGAGGTCATCGCTCGCGAAATGGGCTTTCGTCATTTCGCGCTAGCACACCATGACAATAGGGTAGAGAGCGAGGCTGGCCGCGTTAGGCTGATGGATTATCCCGCCGCGGTCACCGATCGCCTGGTCGAACAAGGTCTATTTCGTCGCGATCCAGTGGTGCGCGCATGTCTGCACGCCGTCACCGCATTTCTCTGGTCAGACCTTCCCGACATGTTGACGCTCGATCGCGGGGACCGCGAGAGCCTAGCTTTCGGCGCTCGGGAGGGATTGAACGAGGGGATCACCGTTCCGTTTGTGCATCTCGGGGATGCCATAGGATCCTGCACATTTGCAGGTACGAACCGGCCTGACCGCTCCGGCATCTATCTTGGCGCCGCTCAAATGATCGGCGTCTTCGCCTTTCAGGCCGCGCGGCGGCTGGTCGGCGCTGCGACACCGATTCCGCGTTCACCGCGACTGCACCCGCGCCCACGTGATTGCGTCGTTCTCGCCGGCCGCGGCCTTTCCAACAAGGAAATCGCCAGGGCACTGGCGCTCACGCCTCGCACCGTCGACGGCTATCTGACTGCGGCACGCCGGCTGTTCGGCGTGCATGATCGCACCGAGCTGGTCATCACCGCCGTGCTGGCGGGCGAGGTCGGCCTCGACGAACTCCGGCGCCGTCAACCCGAGTAA
- a CDS encoding DUF4365 domain-containing protein: MAVGKKRSEQHLIDQDGIALLRSKLPRHWLLREYRPDYGLDFTIETFKALESETTDGRRPTFETLGEHVFVQLKSVAEPSVHTLEIYNRGNVEKARETLDLTDKIAEIETYRFQLEMSELVTIERMGIGVPVLLVIADLARQRCSFVCLNDYIDKILIPQHDDYRTAGSRTIHVPLWTEIGSDAGMIGLRWYAKRAKLLAAFQRFAFQYSELQWPDNGDWRTLARYFGERIVQYDFWDDTEMCEPIRYHAAGLRRFLETGQPGYFKVPADLPDGFDPDAFREHFEKQDVFELWRLLALLPKTYEDIWREWFLPTSLGQLTSAP; encoded by the coding sequence ATGGCAGTCGGAAAGAAGCGATCGGAGCAACATCTCATCGATCAGGACGGGATCGCCCTCCTTCGATCGAAGCTCCCGCGCCATTGGCTCCTGCGCGAATATCGTCCGGACTATGGTCTGGATTTCACGATCGAGACGTTCAAAGCCCTCGAATCGGAGACAACGGACGGGCGCCGGCCAACCTTCGAAACGCTGGGCGAACATGTCTTCGTTCAGCTCAAAAGCGTGGCCGAACCGAGCGTCCACACGCTCGAAATCTACAACCGGGGCAACGTCGAGAAGGCTCGCGAGACGCTCGACCTGACCGACAAGATCGCCGAAATCGAGACCTATCGATTCCAGCTCGAAATGTCGGAACTGGTCACGATCGAGCGGATGGGAATCGGTGTGCCAGTGCTGCTGGTGATCGCCGATCTGGCCCGCCAGCGCTGCTCCTTCGTTTGCCTGAACGACTATATCGACAAGATTCTGATCCCGCAGCACGATGATTATCGGACGGCCGGATCGCGCACGATCCACGTTCCGCTGTGGACCGAGATTGGGTCCGACGCCGGGATGATCGGGCTGCGCTGGTACGCCAAGCGCGCCAAGCTGCTTGCCGCGTTTCAGCGGTTTGCGTTCCAATATTCCGAGCTGCAATGGCCGGACAACGGCGACTGGCGAACGCTGGCGCGCTATTTCGGCGAGCGTATTGTCCAGTATGATTTCTGGGACGACACGGAGATGTGCGAGCCGATCCGCTATCACGCGGCGGGGCTGAGGCGTTTCCTGGAGACTGGGCAGCCCGGCTATTTCAAGGTGCCGGCAGACTTGCCCGATGGCTTCGACCCAGATGCTTTCAGGGAGCATTTCGAGAAGCAGGACGTGTTCGAGCTATGGCGGCTCCTGGCGCTGCTGCCGAAGACCTATGAAGATATCTGGCGAGAGTGGTTCCTCCCGACGTCGCTCGGGCAACTGACCTCCGCGCCATAA
- a CDS encoding DUF736 domain-containing protein: MPAIGYVQKQQDGAYTGQLKMASLRCDLQIIPNRRKANEDQPDYIVRAGDIELGAGWIRTGEVSQREYVRVSLSAPELPRTIWANLGRSAGQDDDDAYALIWNPAD, encoded by the coding sequence ATGCCCGCAATCGGATATGTGCAGAAGCAGCAGGACGGCGCCTATACGGGCCAGCTCAAGATGGCATCGCTGCGCTGCGACCTTCAGATCATCCCCAATCGCCGAAAGGCCAACGAGGATCAGCCCGACTATATCGTGCGCGCCGGCGATATCGAACTCGGCGCGGGCTGGATCCGGACCGGCGAGGTTTCACAGCGCGAATATGTCCGCGTCAGCCTCTCGGCGCCCGAGCTTCCCCGCACCATCTGGGCCAATCTCGGCCGCTCCGCCGGGCAGGACGATGACGACGCCTACGCCCTGATCTGGAACCCGGCCGACTGA
- a CDS encoding helix-turn-helix domain-containing protein, which produces MDDNDDITRANRAKRGSPFLNTDQAAAYLKLSIRQLKRLRRAGKGPVFRRHSRYVQYHIDDLDAWSSENSARGIGA; this is translated from the coding sequence ATGGACGACAACGACGACATCACGCGCGCCAACCGCGCCAAACGCGGTTCTCCCTTCCTCAATACCGATCAGGCCGCCGCTTATCTTAAGCTTTCGATCCGGCAGCTCAAGCGCCTGCGCCGTGCCGGAAAAGGGCCGGTATTTCGCCGGCACAGCCGCTACGTCCAATATCATATCGACGACCTCGACGCCTGGAGCAGCGAGAACAGCGCTCGGGGGATCGGCGCATGA